Proteins encoded together in one Lathyrus oleraceus cultivar Zhongwan6 chromosome 5, CAAS_Psat_ZW6_1.0, whole genome shotgun sequence window:
- the LOC127079344 gene encoding uncharacterized protein LOC127079344, which yields MTYLLRCFIFQDFQLAPTLEEFEHLVRIPMKNKPLFEGIDESLPLEIIASTLHMDEKEVEANLETKGNTKGFSLSFLLERAHTILKAESWDACYSVIALAIYGIVLFPNMDGFIDLVAICVFLAGNPIPTLLADVYYYMSHMYTKKKGMIGCCAPLLYQWFLEHLPKTGVWVEQTDISWPQRLRSLRSEDLSWYSKEYINMDNIFSCGDFPNLPLIGTQGCVNSNPVLSLRQLGYPMEGPQEARSLEAFLLLDFGVKNPSLFQRIREAWKNVNRKGKTNLGRANGITKEPYFHWEREYVIEDYESFKKTIDFLQGDRDKFRVKLDGLVGFCNWAAKELPWKLRDAVEELKEDSTPLAIISFILPCRGLLKRFKGELEEI from the exons ATGACCTACCTTTTAAGATGCTTCATATTCCAAGACTTCCAGCTAGCACCAACGTTGGAAGAATTTGAGCATCTTGTTAGGATTCCTATGAAGAACAAGCCACTATTTGAAGGGATAGATGAATCTTTGCCCCTAGAGATCATTGCTAGCACACTTCACATGGATGAAAAGGAAGTAGAAGCTAACCTAGAAACCAaagggaataccaaaggattttcGCTAAGTTTCCTCTTGGAAAGAGCTCATACCATATTAAAAGCAGAAAGTTGGGACGCTTGTTACTCTGTTATTGCGTTAGCCATCTATGGCATCGTCTTGTTCCCAAATATGGATGGTTTCATAGACCTGGTTGCTATTTGCGTTTTCCTTGCTGGAAACCCAATACCCACTTTGTTAGCTGATGTTTACTATTACATGAGCCATATGTACACTAAGAAGAAAGGAATGATTGGTTGTTGTGCTCCTCTACTATATCAGTGGTTTCTAGAACATCTTCCAAAGACAGGTGTTTGGGTAGAACAGACAGATATTAGTTGGCCTCAGAGATTGAGATCACTCCGATCCGAAGATCTTTCTTGGTATTCCAAAGAATACATCAACATGGACAACATATTCAGCTGTGGAGATTTCCCTAATCTACCACTTATTGGAACTCAAGGATGCGTAAATTCTAACCCGGTTCTATCTCTAAGACAACTTGGCTACCCAATGGAAGGCCCTCAAGAGGCAAGGtctttggaagctttcttgttGCTTGACTTTGGGGTTAAGAATCCTAGCTTGTTCCAACGAATCAGAGAGGCTTGGAAGAACGTCAATCGAAAAGGGAAAACTAATTTGGGGAGAGcaaatgggattacaaaagaaccatattttcatTGG GAGCGAGAGtatgtgattgaagattatgaatcctttaagaagaccatagaCTTTTTGCAAGGAGATAGGGATAAGTTCCGTGTAAAGCTCGATGGGCTAGTAGGGTTCTGTAATTGGGCGGCTAAAGAATTACCATGGAAGTTAAGAGACGCAGTTGAAGAGTTGAAGGAAGATAGCACTCCTCTAGCCATAATCAGTTTCATTCTACCATGTAGAGGGTTGCTGAAGAGATTCAAGGGAGAACTAGAAGAGATCTAA